The proteins below are encoded in one region of Andreesenia angusta:
- a CDS encoding phytoene desaturase family protein, protein MKKVIVIGAGVAGLATAVRLQSKGYKVELFEKNGIPGGKMNQIKQDGYTFDVGPTLVMMPKIYEDVYRDAGRDPEDYIKMKRLEPMYSVYFNRPEYPRYDVSSDLVKLGEMMKEKGPETMLGFQQYLAEIYKRYLVAEKHFITRPFRSWKDIYNPFMIRQAMKLKTFDSANNMMAKYIPDKDIQQMLAFQTLYIGVSPQNGPSLYNIIPMIEIMYGVWFLKGGMHSMAQGMAKLLEELGGTIRYSSEVEEIFIEGGKAKGVKVDGEIFESDYVVSNADFPYTMKNLVKDEKSKGKYTDRKLDSMDYSCSCLIFYWGMDKKYEGVETHTFVVSEDLDKNLTQIFSGEYIEDASIYLSIPSRGDEEMAPEGKDAFYVLMPTSELSTAKYEYNDEIIAKYREKALQKIEKLPGCENVRNEIVTETMMTPKDFESKFNAYNGATFGLQPTLRQSNHWRPQAKCKSCENLYFAGSSVHPGAGVPIVLESGKICAEELRRDNPEDDFN, encoded by the coding sequence ATGAAGAAAGTAATAGTTATAGGAGCTGGAGTAGCCGGGCTTGCCACAGCCGTTAGGCTTCAATCGAAAGGCTATAAGGTAGAGCTGTTTGAAAAAAACGGAATCCCGGGGGGGAAGATGAATCAGATAAAGCAGGATGGATACACTTTCGACGTGGGACCTACCCTTGTAATGATGCCTAAGATATATGAAGATGTATACAGAGACGCTGGAAGAGATCCAGAGGACTACATAAAGATGAAGAGGCTAGAGCCGATGTACTCTGTCTACTTCAACAGGCCAGAGTATCCAAGGTACGATGTGAGCTCGGACCTTGTGAAGCTGGGGGAGATGATGAAAGAGAAGGGACCGGAGACTATGCTGGGTTTTCAGCAGTACCTTGCCGAGATCTACAAGAGATATCTAGTAGCTGAAAAGCATTTTATCACAAGGCCTTTCAGGAGCTGGAAAGATATATACAATCCCTTTATGATAAGACAGGCCATGAAGCTAAAGACCTTCGACAGCGCCAACAATATGATGGCGAAGTATATACCGGACAAGGATATACAGCAGATGCTGGCTTTCCAGACTCTATACATAGGGGTATCCCCTCAAAACGGGCCTTCGCTCTACAATATAATCCCGATGATAGAGATTATGTACGGCGTATGGTTTCTAAAAGGCGGTATGCACAGCATGGCTCAGGGCATGGCGAAGCTGCTTGAAGAGCTGGGTGGAACGATTCGATACAGCTCAGAGGTAGAGGAGATATTTATAGAAGGCGGCAAGGCAAAGGGAGTTAAGGTAGATGGCGAGATATTTGAATCGGACTATGTGGTTTCAAATGCCGATTTCCCTTACACTATGAAGAACTTGGTGAAAGATGAGAAGAGCAAGGGCAAGTACACAGACCGCAAGTTGGACAGCATGGACTACTCCTGCTCATGCCTTATATTCTACTGGGGAATGGACAAGAAGTACGAGGGTGTGGAGACACATACTTTTGTAGTCTCAGAGGATTTGGATAAGAACCTCACCCAGATATTCAGTGGAGAGTATATAGAGGACGCCTCAATATACCTGAGCATACCTTCTAGGGGAGACGAGGAGATGGCCCCAGAGGGCAAGGATGCGTTCTACGTACTGATGCCGACTTCAGAGCTTTCAACAGCAAAGTACGAGTACAACGATGAAATCATAGCCAAGTACAGAGAGAAGGCTCTTCAGAAGATAGAGAAGCTTCCAGGTTGTGAAAACGTCAGAAATGAAATAGTGACAGAGACAATGATGACTCCAAAGGATTTTGAGAGCAAGTTCAACGCATACAACGGAGCGACCTTCGGGCTTCAGCCGACACTTCGCCAGAGCAACCACTGGAGGCCACAGGCTAAATGCAAGAGCTGCGAGAATCTGTACTTTGCAGGGTCGAGCGTACATCCAGGAGCCGGCGTTCCGATAGTGTTGGAGAGCGGAAAGATATGCGCAGAGGAGCTTAGGCGAGACAATCCTGAAGACGATTTCAACTAG
- a CDS encoding cyclic 2,3-diphosphoglycerate synthase encodes MDNIIIMGAAGRDFHNFNTYFRDNPDYRVVAFTANQIPGIENRTYPSSLCGKMYPEGIPILHECNLSEIIEQYNVDQVVFSYSDISHEDVMHKASLVLSCGADFRLLGPENTMIASSLPVIAVTGVRTGTGKSQTSKYICQMLIALGKKVSVIRHPMPYGDLEKQAVQKFSTYKDLRIHNCTIEEREEYEPYIELGMSVYAGIDYEKILRKAELESDVIVWDGGNNDLPFYFPDLHIVVADPHRPGDEQKFHPGEANLRMADAVIINKVDSAADGDVEAVRASVLSLNPDVELVLANSIISVEDGEVLREKSVLVVEDGPTLTHGNMPYGAGFLAAKMYGGVPVDPRVYATGSIADTFQKWSHLESVLPAMGYSEGQINDLEKTINNTPADLVLIGTPIDLARFIDIKKPTLRARYVLQEVQPLLEDIVKRVL; translated from the coding sequence ATGGACAACATTATAATAATGGGAGCGGCAGGTAGGGATTTCCACAATTTCAACACCTATTTCAGGGATAACCCAGACTACAGAGTTGTCGCTTTTACAGCGAACCAGATACCGGGAATAGAAAACAGGACTTATCCCTCTTCTCTATGTGGCAAAATGTACCCAGAGGGTATACCTATACTGCATGAATGCAATTTGTCTGAGATTATAGAGCAATACAATGTAGACCAGGTGGTGTTTTCATACAGCGACATCTCGCACGAGGATGTAATGCACAAGGCTTCTCTAGTTCTCTCTTGCGGAGCGGATTTCAGGCTTCTTGGCCCTGAAAACACCATGATAGCGTCCTCGCTTCCTGTGATTGCGGTTACAGGAGTGCGCACAGGCACTGGAAAAAGCCAGACTTCCAAGTACATATGCCAGATGCTTATCGCCTTAGGCAAGAAAGTCTCGGTGATAAGGCACCCTATGCCCTATGGGGACCTTGAAAAGCAAGCTGTTCAAAAATTTTCAACCTACAAAGACCTCCGTATTCACAACTGCACCATAGAGGAGCGGGAGGAGTACGAGCCCTATATAGAGCTTGGAATGAGCGTATACGCCGGAATCGACTACGAAAAGATACTTCGTAAAGCAGAGCTTGAATCTGATGTGATTGTATGGGACGGAGGAAACAACGACCTCCCCTTCTACTTTCCAGACCTCCACATAGTTGTAGCCGATCCGCATAGACCAGGCGACGAGCAGAAGTTCCATCCAGGCGAAGCCAATCTGAGGATGGCTGATGCGGTCATCATAAACAAGGTGGATTCGGCAGCTGACGGCGATGTGGAAGCTGTAAGAGCCTCTGTCCTGTCCTTAAACCCCGATGTAGAGTTAGTGCTTGCCAACTCAATCATCTCAGTTGAAGACGGAGAAGTGCTTAGAGAGAAAAGTGTACTTGTAGTCGAAGACGGCCCCACCCTTACACACGGAAATATGCCCTACGGTGCAGGATTTCTTGCCGCAAAGATGTATGGAGGAGTTCCTGTAGACCCCAGAGTCTATGCCACTGGAAGCATAGCTGACACTTTCCAGAAGTGGAGCCATTTAGAGAGCGTGCTTCCAGCCATGGGGTACAGCGAAGGCCAGATAAATGATTTGGAAAAGACTATAAACAACACCCCTGCCGATTTAGTGCTTATAGGTACACCTATAGACCTCGCCAGGTTTATAGATATAAAAAAGCCTACTTTAAGAGCTAGGTATGTACTGCAAGAGGTCCAACCTCTGCTTGAAGACATAGTAAAGAGAGTCCTGTAG